A single window of Streptomyces aquilus DNA harbors:
- a CDS encoding carbohydrate ABC transporter permease, with translation MPSRRTSRRLAADAGLLVVAAAFALPLAWVILSSLDPRAELRVKAPDGLTLDNFDAVLTPEITLTPLLNSLILCGGGTLLTVACSALAAYPLSRFRSRLNRPFLLTILFATSLPITAIMVPVYALFVRVNLIDTMQGTIFFFAASQLPFAIWLMKNFMDGVPKELEEAAWTDGASSFQSLIRIVLPLMGPGVAVVTVFSFVMMWGNFFVPFMLLLTPDQMPASVSINEFFGNRGMVAYGQLAAFSVIYSTPVILLYVLVARRLGGGFALGGAVKG, from the coding sequence ATGCCAAGCCGCCGTACGAGCCGCCGACTGGCCGCCGACGCAGGACTGTTGGTGGTGGCCGCGGCCTTCGCGCTGCCCCTGGCGTGGGTGATCCTGTCGTCCCTGGACCCGCGAGCGGAGCTCCGGGTGAAGGCCCCCGACGGCCTCACCCTGGACAACTTCGACGCGGTCCTGACCCCGGAGATCACGCTCACGCCGCTGCTCAACAGCCTGATCCTGTGCGGCGGCGGAACCCTGCTGACCGTGGCGTGCTCGGCGCTGGCGGCGTACCCCCTGTCCCGCTTCCGTTCCCGCCTGAACCGCCCCTTCCTCCTGACGATCCTCTTCGCGACGAGCCTGCCGATCACCGCGATCATGGTCCCGGTGTACGCCCTGTTCGTGCGGGTGAACCTCATCGACACCATGCAGGGCACGATCTTCTTCTTCGCCGCGTCCCAACTCCCCTTCGCCATCTGGCTGATGAAGAACTTCATGGACGGCGTACCGAAGGAGCTGGAGGAAGCTGCCTGGACGGACGGGGCGTCGTCGTTCCAGTCCCTGATCCGCATCGTGCTCCCCCTGATGGGCCCAGGAGTTGCCGTCGTGACGGTCTTCTCCTTCGTCATGATGTGGGGCAACTTCTTCGTCCCCTTCATGCTGCTGCTCACGCCCGACCAGATGCCGGCGAGCGTGAGCATCAACGAGTTCTTCGGGAACAGGGGGATGGTGGCGTACGGACAGCTGGCCGCGTTCTCCGTCATCTACTCGACGCCGGTGATCCTGCTGTACGTGCTGGTCGCCCGGCGGCTGGGCGGGGGCTTCGCGCTCGGCGGCGCGGTGAAGGGATGA
- a CDS encoding ATP-dependent 6-phosphofructokinase — MRIGVLTAGGDCPGLNAVIRSVVHRAVDNYGDEVIGFEDGYSGLLDGRYRALDLDSVSGILARGGTILGSSRLERDRLREACERAEDMVADFGIDALIPIGGEGTLTAARMLSDAGLPVVGVPKTIDNDISSTDRTFGFDTAVGVATEAMDRLKTTAESHQRVMVVEVMGRHAGWIALESGMAAGAHGICLPERPFDPADLVKMVEERFSRGKKFAVICVAEGAHPAEGSMDYGKGEIDQFGHERFQGIGTALAYELERRLGKEAKPVILGHVQRGGVPTAYDRVLATRFGWHAVEAAHRGEFGRMTALRGTDIVMVPLAEAVTELKTVPKDRMDEAESVF, encoded by the coding sequence ATGCGCATCGGAGTTCTCACCGCAGGCGGCGACTGCCCTGGCCTGAACGCCGTGATTCGGTCGGTCGTGCACCGAGCGGTCGACAACTACGGCGACGAGGTGATCGGCTTCGAGGACGGCTACTCCGGCCTGCTGGACGGCCGCTACCGTGCCCTCGACCTCGACAGCGTGAGCGGCATCCTGGCCCGCGGCGGCACCATCCTCGGCTCCTCCCGCCTGGAGCGCGACCGTCTGCGCGAGGCCTGTGAGCGGGCCGAGGACATGGTCGCGGACTTCGGCATCGACGCACTGATCCCGATCGGCGGCGAGGGCACGCTGACGGCGGCGCGGATGCTGTCCGACGCCGGTCTGCCGGTGGTCGGCGTCCCGAAGACGATCGACAACGACATCTCCTCGACGGACCGTACCTTCGGCTTCGACACGGCGGTGGGCGTGGCCACGGAAGCCATGGACCGCCTGAAGACGACCGCCGAGTCCCATCAGCGCGTGATGGTCGTCGAGGTCATGGGCCGGCACGCGGGCTGGATCGCGCTGGAGTCCGGGATGGCGGCGGGCGCGCACGGCATCTGCCTGCCGGAGCGCCCCTTCGACCCGGCGGACCTCGTCAAGATGGTCGAGGAGCGCTTCTCGCGCGGCAAGAAGTTCGCGGTGATCTGCGTGGCGGAGGGCGCGCACCCCGCCGAGGGTTCCATGGACTACGGCAAGGGCGAGATCGACCAGTTCGGCCACGAGCGCTTCCAGGGCATCGGCACGGCGCTGGCGTACGAGCTGGAGCGGCGCCTCGGCAAGGAGGCCAAGCCGGTGATTCTGGGTCATGTGCAGCGGGGTGGCGTGCCGACGGCGTACGACCGGGTCCTGGCGACCCGCTTCGGCTGGCACGCGGTGGAGGCGGCGCACCGGGGTGAGTTCGGGCGGATGACGGCTCTGCGCGGGACGGACATCGTGATGGTGCCGCTGGCGGAGGCCGTGACCGAGCTGAAGACGGTGCCGAAGGACCGGATGGACGAGGCGGAGTCGGTCTTCTAG
- a CDS encoding helix-turn-helix domain-containing protein, which translates to MRRPPALPNQPGPPFNAPAARRLRTALNMGPEHVAYGMRASYGMPYVTPDLVVAWERGMVSPTSPELTALAGVLWCSPGELIGRPRTLREHRITRGLAPDDVARALGLEILAYLRMEENNDWRGTERQATALAELLELDLPDFVTVTGREPRLAEHLRSAVTTRWQAYVRPVGKIVPLDRRLLEDALQELHREYQGQMMATLSWGSGNGADASGQDFLDRIVDHFWTNVQEITG; encoded by the coding sequence GTGCGCCGACCCCCAGCTCTCCCGAACCAGCCAGGCCCTCCCTTCAACGCCCCCGCCGCCCGTCGCCTCAGAACCGCCCTCAACATGGGGCCCGAGCATGTCGCCTACGGCATGCGGGCCTCGTACGGGATGCCGTACGTCACCCCGGATCTCGTGGTCGCCTGGGAGCGCGGCATGGTCTCGCCGACCAGCCCGGAGCTGACCGCTCTCGCGGGCGTGCTGTGGTGTTCGCCGGGTGAGCTCATCGGGCGGCCGCGGACCCTGCGCGAGCACCGCATCACCCGCGGACTCGCGCCCGACGACGTCGCCCGCGCCCTGGGCCTGGAGATCCTCGCCTATCTGCGGATGGAGGAGAACAACGACTGGCGCGGCACCGAACGCCAGGCCACCGCCCTCGCCGAACTGCTCGAACTCGACCTGCCGGACTTCGTCACCGTCACCGGGCGCGAGCCACGCCTGGCCGAGCATCTGCGCAGCGCGGTCACCACGCGCTGGCAGGCCTACGTCCGCCCGGTCGGCAAGATCGTGCCCCTGGACCGGCGGCTCCTGGAGGACGCTCTCCAGGAGCTGCACCGCGAGTACCAGGGGCAGATGATGGCCACCCTCAGCTGGGGCAGCGGCAACGGCGCGGACGCGTCGGGACAGGACTTCCTCGACCGGATCGTCGATCACTTCTGGACGAACGTCCAGGAGATCACCGGTTGA
- the pyk gene encoding pyruvate kinase, translating to MRRSKIVCTLGPAVDSHEMLVSLIEAGMNVARFNFSHGSHAEHQGRYDRVRAAAKETGKAIGVLADLQGPKIRLETFAEGPVELERGDEFVITVEDVPGDKTICGTTYKGLPGDVSRGDQILINDGNVELKVLDVDGPRVKTIVIEGGVVSDHKGINLPGAAVNVPALSEKDVEDLRFALRMGCDMVALSFVRDAKDVADVHKVMDEEGRRVPVIAKVEKPQAVDNMEDVVMAFDAVMVARGDLAVEYPLEKVPMVQKRLIELCRRNAKPVIVATQMMESMITNSRPTRAEASDVANAILDGADAVMLSAESSVGAYPIETVKTMSKIVQAAEQELLAKGLQPLVPGKKPRTQGGSVARAACEIADFLGGKGLIAFTKSGDTARRLSRYRAEQPIIAFTTDEGTRNQLTLSWGVESHIVPFVNSTDEMVDLVDGEVSKLNRFSDGDIVIITAGSPPGVPGTTNMVRVHHLGGEK from the coding sequence ATGCGCCGTTCGAAAATCGTCTGTACTCTCGGCCCCGCGGTCGACTCCCACGAAATGCTCGTGTCCCTGATCGAAGCCGGCATGAACGTGGCCCGCTTCAACTTCAGCCACGGCAGCCACGCCGAGCACCAGGGCCGGTACGACCGCGTCCGTGCCGCGGCCAAGGAGACCGGCAAGGCCATCGGTGTCCTCGCCGACCTCCAGGGCCCGAAGATCCGGCTGGAGACCTTCGCCGAGGGCCCGGTGGAGCTGGAGCGCGGTGACGAGTTCGTCATCACCGTCGAGGACGTCCCCGGTGACAAGACCATCTGTGGGACGACCTACAAGGGCCTGCCCGGTGACGTCTCCCGGGGCGACCAGATCCTCATCAACGACGGCAACGTCGAGCTGAAGGTCCTGGACGTCGACGGCCCGCGGGTCAAGACGATCGTCATCGAGGGCGGTGTCGTCTCCGACCACAAGGGCATCAACCTGCCCGGCGCGGCCGTCAACGTGCCCGCGCTGTCCGAGAAGGACGTCGAGGACCTCCGCTTCGCGCTGCGCATGGGGTGCGACATGGTCGCGCTGTCGTTCGTCCGGGACGCCAAGGACGTGGCCGACGTCCACAAGGTGATGGATGAGGAGGGCCGCCGGGTCCCCGTCATCGCCAAGGTGGAGAAGCCGCAGGCGGTGGACAACATGGAGGACGTCGTGATGGCGTTCGACGCCGTGATGGTCGCCCGTGGTGACCTCGCCGTCGAGTACCCGCTCGAGAAGGTCCCGATGGTGCAGAAGCGGCTCATCGAGCTGTGCCGCCGCAACGCCAAGCCGGTGATCGTGGCGACCCAGATGATGGAGTCGATGATCACCAACTCCCGCCCCACCCGCGCCGAGGCCTCCGACGTGGCCAACGCGATCCTGGACGGCGCGGACGCGGTCATGCTGTCGGCGGAGTCCTCCGTGGGCGCGTACCCGATCGAGACCGTCAAGACGATGTCGAAGATCGTCCAGGCGGCCGAGCAGGAGCTGCTCGCCAAGGGCCTGCAGCCGCTCGTCCCGGGCAAGAAGCCGCGTACGCAGGGTGGTTCGGTCGCCCGCGCCGCCTGCGAGATCGCCGACTTCCTCGGCGGCAAGGGCCTCATCGCCTTCACCAAGTCCGGTGACACGGCCCGCCGGTTGAGCCGCTACCGCGCGGAGCAGCCCATCATCGCCTTCACCACCGACGAGGGCACCCGCAACCAGCTGACGCTCAGCTGGGGCGTGGAGTCGCACATCGTGCCGTTCGTGAACAGCACCGACGAGATGGTCGACCTGGTCGACGGCGAGGTCTCCAAGCTGAACCGCTTCAGCGACGGCGACATCGTCATCATCACCGCCGGCTCGCCCCCCGGCGTCCCCGGCACCACGAACATGGTCCGCGTCCACCACCTCGGCGGGGAGAAGTAA
- a CDS encoding carbohydrate ABC transporter permease, protein MVLLLLFLAGPIAYCAYIAFTDLQLTGQAHASFVGFDNFREAFQDEEFLNAVWLTLVFTVISSLIGQNTLGLALASLMQRASKPVRTLTGGIVITAWVLPEVVAGFLLYAFFRKEGTLNAILDALHLPSQNWLFTLPILAVSFANVWRGTAFSMLVYSAALNEIPKEITEAAEVDGAGGWRRMWHITLPMIRRSIGTNLMLNTLQTLSVFGLIWVMTRGGPGDKSQTLPLFMYEQAFQNSMIGYGTAVALLLLLVGSLFSVVYMRLLRTEV, encoded by the coding sequence CTGGTCCTACTGCTCCTCTTCCTCGCGGGCCCCATCGCCTACTGCGCCTACATCGCCTTCACCGACCTCCAGCTCACCGGCCAGGCGCACGCGTCGTTCGTGGGCTTCGACAACTTCCGCGAGGCCTTCCAGGACGAGGAGTTCCTCAACGCGGTCTGGCTGACGCTGGTCTTCACCGTCATCTCCTCCCTGATCGGCCAGAACACCCTCGGCCTGGCGCTCGCCTCCCTCATGCAGCGCGCTTCGAAGCCGGTCCGCACGCTCACCGGCGGGATAGTGATCACGGCGTGGGTCCTGCCGGAGGTGGTGGCGGGCTTCCTTCTCTACGCCTTCTTCCGCAAGGAGGGCACGCTCAACGCCATCCTCGACGCGCTCCATCTCCCGTCCCAGAACTGGCTGTTCACGCTGCCGATCCTGGCGGTGTCCTTCGCGAACGTATGGCGAGGCACGGCCTTCTCCATGCTGGTCTACTCGGCGGCGCTCAACGAGATCCCGAAGGAGATCACAGAAGCGGCGGAGGTGGACGGCGCCGGCGGCTGGCGCCGTATGTGGCACATCACGCTGCCGATGATCCGCCGCTCGATCGGCACGAACCTGATGCTCAACACGCTCCAGACCCTGTCCGTCTTCGGTCTGATCTGGGTGATGACGAGAGGCGGCCCGGGTGACAAGAGCCAGACCCTCCCGCTCTTCATGTACGAACAGGCCTTCCAGAACAGCATGATCGGCTACGGCACGGCGGTGGCGCTGCTGTTGTTGCTGGTCGGCTCGCTGTTCTCCGTCGTCTATATGCGCCTGCTGCGGACGGAGGTCTGA
- the pta gene encoding phosphate acetyltransferase: protein MTRSVYVTGIDRGDGRQVVELGVMELLTRQVDRVGVFRPLVHHSPDRLFELLRARYRLSQDPATVYGMDYHEASALQAEQGTDELVSTLVDRFHRVARDYDVVLVLGTDFADTQVPDELNLNARLANEFGASVIPVVGGRKQPAESVLAETRNAYRAYDGLGCDVLAMVTNRVAREDRDLIAERLDASRLPVPCYVLPDEPALAAPTVSQVAHALDARVLLGDDAGLARDALDFVFGGAMLPNLLKALTPGCLVVTPGDRADLVVGSLAAHSAGTPPIAGVLLTLAEVPSDDVLTLAARLAPGTPVLSVPGNSFPTAEQLFSLEGKLSAVTPRKAETALGLFERHVDTGDLLKRVSAPSSDRVTPMMFEHKLLEQARSDKRRVVLPEGTEARVLHAAEVLLRRGVCELTLLGPEDQIRKKAADLGIDVGDAQLIDPATSELRDSFAEKYAAFRAHKGVTVELAYDVVSDVNYFGTLMVQEGLADGMVSGSVHSTAATIRPAFEIIKTKPDADIVSSVFFMCLADKVLVYGDCAVNPDPNAEQLADIAIQSAATAEQFGVEPRIAMLSYSTGTSGSGADVDKVREATELVRLRRPDLKIEGPIQYDAAVEPTVAATKLPESEVAGQASVLIFPDLNTGNNTYKAVQRSAGAIAVGPVLQGLRKPVNDLSRGALVQDIVNTVAITAIQAQSPTEKATAQ, encoded by the coding sequence GTGACCCGCAGCGTGTACGTGACCGGTATCGACCGCGGCGACGGCCGCCAGGTCGTCGAGCTGGGGGTCATGGAACTCCTGACCCGGCAGGTCGACCGGGTGGGTGTCTTCCGGCCCCTCGTGCATCACAGTCCCGATCGCCTGTTCGAGCTGCTGCGCGCCCGCTACCGCCTCTCCCAGGACCCGGCCACGGTCTACGGCATGGACTACCACGAGGCGTCCGCCCTCCAGGCCGAACAGGGCACGGACGAGCTGGTCTCGACGCTCGTCGACCGGTTCCATCGCGTCGCGCGGGACTACGACGTCGTCCTCGTCCTCGGCACCGACTTCGCCGACACCCAGGTCCCGGACGAGCTCAACCTCAACGCCCGCCTCGCCAACGAGTTCGGGGCGTCCGTGATCCCCGTCGTGGGCGGCCGCAAGCAGCCGGCCGAGTCCGTGCTCGCCGAGACCCGCAACGCCTACCGCGCCTACGACGGCCTGGGCTGCGACGTCCTCGCGATGGTCACCAACCGGGTCGCCCGCGAGGACCGCGACCTCATAGCCGAGCGCCTCGACGCCTCCCGGCTGCCCGTCCCCTGTTATGTGCTGCCCGACGAGCCCGCCCTCGCCGCGCCGACCGTCTCCCAGGTAGCCCACGCCCTCGACGCCCGGGTGCTCCTCGGCGACGACGCCGGGCTGGCCCGGGACGCGCTGGACTTCGTGTTCGGCGGGGCGATGCTGCCGAACCTCCTCAAGGCGCTGACCCCGGGCTGCCTGGTCGTGACGCCGGGCGACCGGGCCGATCTGGTCGTCGGCTCGCTCGCCGCGCACAGCGCCGGCACCCCGCCGATCGCGGGCGTGCTGCTCACGCTCGCCGAGGTGCCGAGCGACGACGTCCTGACCCTCGCCGCCCGCCTCGCTCCCGGCACCCCGGTCCTCTCGGTGCCCGGCAACAGCTTCCCCACCGCCGAGCAGCTCTTCTCCCTGGAGGGGAAGCTGAGCGCGGTCACCCCGCGCAAGGCGGAGACCGCGCTCGGTCTGTTCGAGCGCCATGTCGACACCGGCGACCTGCTCAAGCGGGTCTCCGCGCCGAGCAGCGACCGTGTCACGCCGATGATGTTCGAGCACAAGCTGCTGGAACAGGCCCGTTCCGACAAGCGCCGGGTGGTCCTGCCCGAGGGCACCGAGGCCCGTGTCCTGCACGCCGCCGAGGTGCTGCTGCGCCGCGGAGTCTGCGAGCTGACCCTGCTCGGCCCCGAGGACCAGATCCGCAAGAAGGCCGCCGACCTCGGCATCGACGTGGGCGACGCCCAGCTGATCGACCCCGCCACCTCCGAGCTGCGCGACTCCTTCGCCGAGAAGTACGCCGCGTTCCGCGCCCACAAGGGCGTGACGGTGGAGCTGGCGTACGACGTCGTCAGCGATGTGAACTACTTCGGGACGCTGATGGTCCAGGAGGGGCTCGCGGACGGCATGGTGTCCGGCTCCGTGCACTCCACGGCGGCCACCATCCGCCCGGCCTTCGAGATCATCAAGACCAAGCCGGACGCCGACATCGTCTCGTCCGTCTTCTTCATGTGCCTCGCCGACAAGGTCCTGGTCTACGGCGACTGCGCGGTGAACCCCGACCCGAACGCCGAGCAACTGGCCGACATCGCCATCCAGTCGGCCGCGACCGCCGAGCAGTTCGGGGTGGAGCCGCGGATCGCGATGCTGTCGTACTCCACGGGTACGTCCGGCTCGGGCGCCGACGTCGACAAGGTGCGCGAGGCGACCGAGCTGGTGCGGCTGCGGAGGCCGGATCTGAAGATCGAGGGGCCCATTCAGTACGACGCCGCCGTGGAGCCCACGGTCGCCGCCACCAAGCTGCCGGAGTCCGAAGTCGCCGGCCAGGCCAGCGTGTTGATCTTCCCCGACCTCAACACCGGCAACAACACCTACAAGGCCGTGCAGCGTTCGGCCGGCGCGATCGCCGTCGGCCCGGTCCTCCAGGGGCTGCGCAAGCCGGTCAACGACCTGTCCCGGGGCGCCCTCGTCCAGGACATCGTCAACACCGTCGCCATCACGGCGATCCAGGCCCAGTCCCCGACCGAGAAGGCAACCGCCCAGTGA
- a CDS encoding acetate kinase has protein sequence MSSSRDTRILVLNSGSSSVKYQLLDMSDSSRLAVGLVERIGEETSRLKHTHVESDTTREWSGPIRDHEAALKAVAEELAKDGLGLDSPELAAIGHRVVHGGQTFTAPTVVDDAVLAEIERLIPVAPLHNPANLTGIRTAQTLRPDLPQVAVFDTAFHTTMPESAARYAIDTATADAHRVRRYGFHGTSHAYVSRATAKLLGKAPEDVNVIVLHLGNGASASAVRGGRCVDTSMGLTPLEGLVMGTRSGDLDPAVIFHLARVGGMSIDEIDTLLNKKSGLIGLCGDNDMREIRRRVDEGDEEAQLAFDIYIHRLKKYIGAYYAVLGRVDAVAFTAGVGENASPVREAAVAGLEELGLAVDSELNAVRSDRPRLISPEYARVAVAVIPTDEELEIATQTYALVGRNTHQ, from the coding sequence GTGAGCTCGTCCCGCGACACCCGCATCCTGGTCCTCAACTCCGGCTCCTCGTCGGTGAAGTACCAGCTGCTCGACATGAGCGACAGCAGCCGGCTGGCCGTGGGGCTCGTCGAGCGGATCGGCGAGGAGACCTCACGGCTCAAGCACACACACGTCGAGTCCGACACCACGCGTGAGTGGTCCGGGCCGATCCGCGACCACGAGGCCGCGCTGAAGGCCGTGGCGGAGGAGCTGGCCAAGGACGGGCTGGGGCTCGACTCCCCCGAGCTGGCCGCCATCGGGCACCGGGTCGTGCACGGCGGACAGACCTTCACCGCGCCGACCGTCGTCGACGACGCCGTGCTCGCCGAGATCGAGCGGCTGATCCCGGTCGCCCCGCTGCACAACCCGGCCAACCTCACCGGCATCCGCACCGCGCAGACGCTCCGCCCCGACCTGCCGCAGGTCGCCGTCTTCGACACCGCCTTCCACACCACGATGCCGGAGTCGGCCGCCCGCTACGCCATCGACACCGCGACCGCCGACGCGCACCGCGTGCGGCGCTACGGCTTCCACGGCACCTCGCACGCGTACGTCTCCCGGGCGACGGCGAAGCTGCTGGGCAAGGCGCCCGAGGACGTGAACGTCATCGTGCTGCACCTCGGGAACGGGGCCTCCGCCTCGGCGGTCCGCGGGGGCCGGTGCGTGGACACCTCCATGGGGCTGACGCCTTTGGAGGGACTGGTGATGGGTACGCGTTCCGGTGACCTGGATCCGGCCGTCATCTTCCATTTGGCGCGGGTTGGCGGAATGTCCATCGACGAGATCGACACTCTTCTCAACAAGAAGAGCGGTCTCATCGGGCTGTGCGGCGACAACGACATGCGCGAGATCCGCCGCCGGGTGGACGAGGGTGACGAGGAGGCGCAACTCGCCTTCGACATCTACATTCACCGTTTGAAGAAGTACATCGGCGCCTATTACGCCGTGCTCGGCCGGGTCGACGCGGTCGCCTTCACAGCAGGAGTCGGCGAGAACGCGAGTCCGGTGCGGGAGGCTGCGGTGGCGGGCCTGGAGGAGCTGGGCCTGGCGGTGGACAGCGAGCTGAACGCCGTACGCAGTGACCGGCCGCGGCTGATCTCGCCGGAGTACGCCCGCGTGGCCGTCGCCGTGATACCGACCGACGAAGAACTGGAGATCGCCACTCAGACCTACGCACTGGTCGGAAGAAATACACATCAGTAA
- a CDS encoding extracellular solute-binding protein, which translates to MPVRPTAAVLLVSTLTAAATLTACSGSSGSDPDTLKVSFKQSTDNSIKVMDEFLAGIKTQFEKENPGKKVEFIPVKAPDSEYYTKVQQMLRSPKTAPDLVYEDTFLINSDITSGYLKPLDDYLAKWPDWAQFIDTAKTAAKAEDGKTYGVPDGTDTRGLWFDKGIFAKAGLPTDWQPKTWDEVLDAARTIKRKVPDVTPLNVYTGKPAGEAATMQGFEMLLYGTNDGTTDPLYDTTSKKWIAGSQGFKDALDFVETVYQEKLGPDVSTALDPNIQTIVRGDLLPKGKLAIDLDGSWLPQDWLPGSGHEWPEWSRKLGLAYMPTQHGQAPGKVSMSGGWTWAIPAKAANPDLAFKFIETMQTKANAQKWYIANSGIAVRKDVASDPAYASAQPGIKFFTDLVASTHYRPAYPAYPKVSTAIQEAMEGVTTGDMSTDEAASSYDDALKSATDNQVIQK; encoded by the coding sequence ATGCCCGTGCGCCCCACCGCCGCCGTACTCCTCGTCTCCACCCTCACCGCCGCAGCGACCCTCACCGCGTGCAGCGGCTCGTCCGGATCCGACCCCGACACGCTCAAGGTCTCCTTCAAGCAGTCAACGGACAACTCCATCAAGGTGATGGACGAGTTCCTCGCCGGCATCAAGACGCAGTTCGAGAAGGAAAACCCCGGCAAGAAGGTCGAGTTCATCCCCGTCAAGGCCCCGGACTCGGAGTACTACACCAAGGTCCAGCAGATGCTCCGTTCCCCCAAGACCGCCCCGGACCTGGTCTACGAGGACACCTTCCTCATCAACTCCGACATCACCAGCGGGTACTTGAAGCCGCTGGACGACTACCTCGCCAAGTGGCCCGACTGGGCCCAGTTCATCGACACGGCGAAGACGGCGGCCAAGGCCGAGGACGGAAAGACGTACGGCGTCCCGGACGGCACCGACACCCGGGGCCTCTGGTTCGACAAGGGCATCTTCGCGAAGGCCGGCCTCCCCACCGACTGGCAGCCGAAGACCTGGGACGAAGTCCTCGACGCGGCCCGCACCATCAAACGCAAGGTCCCCGACGTCACGCCCCTCAACGTCTACACCGGCAAACCCGCCGGCGAGGCCGCCACCATGCAGGGCTTCGAGATGCTGCTCTACGGCACGAACGACGGCACCACCGACCCCCTCTACGACACCACCAGCAAGAAGTGGATCGCCGGAAGCCAGGGCTTCAAGGACGCCCTCGATTTCGTCGAGACGGTCTACCAGGAGAAGCTCGGCCCCGACGTCTCCACGGCCCTCGACCCCAACATCCAGACGATCGTCCGCGGCGATCTGCTCCCCAAGGGCAAGCTCGCCATCGACCTGGACGGCTCCTGGCTCCCGCAGGACTGGCTGCCGGGCAGCGGTCACGAATGGCCCGAGTGGTCTCGGAAGTTGGGCCTCGCCTACATGCCCACCCAGCACGGCCAGGCGCCCGGCAAGGTGAGCATGTCCGGCGGCTGGACCTGGGCGATCCCCGCCAAGGCGGCCAACCCGGACCTCGCCTTCAAGTTCATCGAGACGATGCAGACGAAGGCGAACGCGCAGAAGTGGTACATCGCCAACTCCGGTATCGCGGTCCGGAAGGACGTCGCGAGCGACCCCGCCTACGCCTCCGCCCAGCCCGGCATCAAGTTCTTCACCGACCTGGTCGCGAGTACGCACTACCGGCCTGCCTACCCCGCGTATCCGAAGGTCTCCACGGCGATTCAGGAGGCGATGGAGGGTGTGACCACCGGTGACATGTCGACGGACGAGGCGGCGAGTTCGTACGACGACGCGCTCAAGTCGGCCACGGACAACCAGGTGATCCAGAAGTGA